One genomic window of Bacteroidales bacterium includes the following:
- a CDS encoding WD40 repeat domain-containing protein produces MKSFAISFLVSALLTGGSLAFSQDDECMVLKKHTAPVKAVAFSEDGKIVATGGEDKSIMLWDAGTGNLLSTIHTNCNVKSIEFTEEGNLLVACGNNVVLMDQKGSTIRTFAGYTTDVWSFSYNKPSGRIVAGSYASAIKVWNFASAKLALTLTGHEKSCLPVCFSPDGTLIASGSLDRTVRIWDAATGKERSKLEVHSGNIFALDFHPSGKYLVSCSADKTIRLWDITSGKVIRTYIGHEAAVFDVKFSPDGLHLISCDAGNTIILWETATGKKIYTFNGHSGVVNAVRFNKSGIAIASTSDDKTARICKLDKKIFLAGSYYEKEIEERIAASDLFAPKGSNETKQDYSARQAKANEFLDALYDEYYIKYIEMLKQIPVESPN; encoded by the coding sequence ATGAAATCCTTTGCTATTAGTTTTTTGGTGTCCGCTTTATTGACCGGCGGATCTCTTGCATTTTCACAGGATGATGAATGCATGGTGCTGAAAAAGCATACAGCACCCGTGAAAGCGGTGGCCTTTAGTGAGGATGGAAAAATCGTTGCCACCGGGGGTGAAGACAAGTCGATCATGCTTTGGGATGCCGGAACAGGGAATCTTCTGTCAACCATTCATACCAATTGCAATGTAAAATCAATCGAATTCACCGAAGAAGGAAACCTGCTTGTGGCATGCGGCAATAATGTGGTGTTGATGGACCAGAAAGGAAGCACCATCCGCACATTTGCCGGATATACGACCGATGTATGGAGTTTCAGTTATAATAAACCTTCAGGCCGTATTGTTGCCGGATCGTATGCCAGTGCGATAAAAGTCTGGAATTTTGCATCTGCAAAGCTTGCACTGACCCTTACCGGTCATGAGAAAAGCTGCCTTCCGGTTTGTTTCAGTCCCGATGGAACTCTGATTGCCAGTGGATCGCTCGATCGCACAGTGAGAATCTGGGACGCTGCCACGGGAAAAGAAAGGTCAAAGCTGGAAGTACATTCCGGAAATATTTTTGCACTCGATTTTCATCCTTCGGGAAAATACCTGGTATCCTGTTCAGCCGATAAAACAATCCGGTTATGGGATATTACATCGGGTAAAGTGATCCGCACTTATATTGGCCATGAAGCCGCTGTTTTTGATGTGAAATTCAGTCCCGACGGCCTTCACCTGATCAGTTGCGATGCCGGAAATACAATAATATTATGGGAAACGGCAACCGGTAAAAAGATATATACATTCAACGGGCATTCAGGTGTGGTTAATGCAGTAAGGTTTAACAAATCGGGCATAGCCATTGCATCGACATCGGATGACAAAACAGCGCGGATCTGCAAACTCGATAAAAAGATCTTCCTGGCGGGTTCTTATTATGAAAAGGAAATAGAAGAGCGGATTGCCGCATCCGATTTGTTTGCACCCAAAGGAAGCAATGAAACAAAGCAGGATTATTCCGCCCGCCAGGCTAAAGCCAATGAATTCCTGGATGCGTTGTATGATGAGTATTACATCAAGTATATTGAAATGCTGAAACAAATTCCGGTGGAATCACCGAATTAA
- a CDS encoding methylglyoxal synthase, translating to MKKTKRVALVAHDNRKRDLLEWVDWNWEILIEHDLICTGTTGTLIEKLLLEKTGLAKKDKIRLRKLKSGPLGGDQQLGALIAEGKVDLVIFLWDPMMPQPHEVDVKALLRITVLYNVPTACNRASADYMISSPLMASDYKPAENDFSEYTKRKLSL from the coding sequence ATGAAGAAGACAAAACGGGTAGCATTGGTAGCCCACGACAACCGCAAAAGAGACCTGCTCGAGTGGGTCGACTGGAACTGGGAAATTCTGATAGAACACGATCTTATCTGCACAGGCACAACTGGCACACTCATTGAAAAGCTGTTGCTTGAGAAAACCGGACTGGCGAAAAAAGACAAGATCAGGCTAAGGAAATTGAAATCAGGACCACTTGGAGGCGACCAGCAGCTCGGGGCTTTAATAGCCGAGGGAAAGGTGGACCTGGTGATATTTCTCTGGGATCCGATGATGCCCCAGCCGCATGAAGTGGATGTAAAAGCCCTGCTAAGGATCACGGTGTTATACAATGTTCCCACAGCCTGTAACAGGGCTTCAGCCGACTATATGATCTCATCCCCGCTCATGGCTTCAGATTACAAACCCGCTGAAAATGATTTCAGTGAGTATACTAAAAGGAAATTAAGTCTGTAA
- a CDS encoding pyridoxal phosphate-dependent aminotransferase, which yields MESISNRVNSLSPSATIAMNQKSRDLQAKGINVINLSVGEPDFFTPDHIKDAAKKAIDDNFSFYPPVPGYPDLLKAVSEKFKKENNLDYTPQQIIVSCGAKHSLANAMMSLVNKGDEVIIPAPYWVSYLEQVKLCEGTPVVIEAKYKDNFKITAAQLEAALTPKTKALLLCSPSNPSGAVYSKSELRSLADVLVKHPQVFIISDEIYEHINFIGGHETIAQFADMKERTVLINGVSKAYAMTGWRIGYMAGPQWLAKACDKLQGQTTTGATTISQKAATAALTGDQGCVAEMNKAFKRRKELVVKLVREMPNVKVYDPDGAFYVFPKMDAYYGKSFNGSVIKGSTDLCLYLLEQAHIATVPGDAFGDDACIRISFATSDEKLVEAMKRMKNALAELK from the coding sequence ATGGAAAGCATCTCAAATCGTGTGAACAGTTTGTCGCCTTCTGCTACCATTGCCATGAACCAGAAGAGTCGTGACCTTCAGGCAAAAGGAATCAATGTAATTAACCTCAGTGTTGGTGAACCTGATTTTTTTACACCTGATCACATAAAAGATGCTGCCAAAAAAGCCATTGACGACAACTTTTCCTTCTATCCCCCTGTACCCGGTTACCCTGATCTCCTTAAAGCCGTAAGCGAGAAATTCAAGAAGGAAAACAACCTTGATTATACTCCGCAGCAGATCATTGTTTCATGTGGTGCCAAACACTCCCTGGCCAATGCCATGATGTCGCTCGTAAACAAAGGGGATGAAGTGATCATTCCCGCACCCTACTGGGTTAGCTATCTCGAGCAGGTTAAGCTGTGCGAGGGTACGCCCGTTGTTATTGAAGCAAAATATAAGGATAATTTCAAAATTACTGCAGCCCAGCTTGAGGCTGCACTGACCCCGAAAACAAAGGCCCTTTTGTTGTGCTCGCCTTCCAATCCTTCCGGAGCGGTATATTCAAAAAGCGAACTCAGGTCATTAGCCGACGTACTGGTTAAACATCCCCAGGTGTTTATTATTTCAGACGAAATTTATGAGCACATCAATTTCATAGGAGGCCACGAGACTATCGCCCAGTTTGCCGATATGAAGGAGCGCACAGTGCTTATCAATGGAGTGTCAAAAGCATATGCCATGACCGGCTGGCGAATTGGCTACATGGCCGGACCGCAATGGCTTGCCAAGGCATGCGATAAATTGCAGGGACAGACGACAACCGGCGCGACCACCATATCACAGAAGGCTGCAACTGCCGCGCTTACAGGCGATCAGGGCTGCGTTGCCGAAATGAACAAGGCATTTAAGCGCCGCAAGGAGCTTGTGGTTAAACTGGTGAGGGAAATGCCCAACGTGAAAGTTTATGACCCGGATGGAGCCTTTTATGTGTTCCCAAAAATGGATGCGTATTACGGGAAAAGTTTCAATGGCTCTGTAATTAAAGGTTCAACGGATCTTTGCCTTTATTTACTCGAACAGGCTCACATTGCCACCGTTCCGGGTGATGCATTCGGCGATGACGCCTGTATAAGAATTTCTTTCGCTACCTCTGACGAGAAGCTTGTGGAAGCGATGAAACGCATGAAAAACGCGTTGGCTGAACTGAAATAA
- the htpG gene encoding molecular chaperone HtpG codes for MQTGKIGVTTENIFPIIKKFLYSDHEIFLRELVSNAVDATQKLKTLANMGDFKGELGDITIRIKLDKKAKTLTISDQGIGMTAEEVDKYINQIAFSSAEDFLEKYKNQAASIIGHFGLGFYSSFMVSEQVEVISKSYKEGLKAVKWECDGTPDYKLEDTERVQRGTDIILHIDKDSEEFLEESRIEGILRKYCKFLPVPIAFGKKTEWKDGKSVELDEDKIINNTTPLWTKKPADVKEEDYKEFYRELYPMAEEPLFNIHLNVDYPFNLTGILYFPKIKSNFDIQKNKIQLYSNQVFVTDSVEGIVPEFLTLLHGVLDSPDIPLNVSRSYLQSDSNVKKISGHITKKVADRLQDIFKNDREQFEKKWDDLKLFIEYGMISEEKFYDQASKFALLKNTENKYFTFEEYEKLIKENQKDKNKTLVYLYTTDTQSQFSFIETARNKGYDVLVMDGHLDMHFINQLETKFKESHFVRVDSDIIENIIQKDEKRESKLTAEQQNELRPVFNSLLPEGKSHFSVAFESLSENDSPVLITQMEFMRRMKDMSQIGGGPMSFYGEMPDQYNVVINSNHPLVLRIQEEMEKKCRKDLEKISEKLKPLADNKAELDKANKDKKDEEIAQADKDRIAELDKKITEFEDKKQGVLKKFGQENKIVKQLIDIALLSNNMLKGEDLNKFVKRSIELL; via the coding sequence ATGCAGACAGGTAAAATTGGTGTTACCACCGAAAACATCTTTCCTATTATCAAGAAATTCCTGTACTCCGACCATGAAATTTTCCTGAGAGAACTTGTTTCAAATGCAGTTGATGCCACCCAGAAACTGAAAACCCTTGCCAATATGGGCGATTTTAAAGGCGAACTGGGAGATATCACAATCCGGATTAAACTGGATAAAAAAGCAAAAACATTGACGATTTCCGACCAGGGTATAGGCATGACGGCAGAAGAAGTGGATAAATACATCAACCAGATTGCTTTCTCAAGTGCCGAAGATTTCCTTGAAAAATACAAGAACCAGGCTGCCAGTATAATTGGTCATTTTGGACTGGGATTCTATTCCAGTTTCATGGTTTCCGAACAGGTTGAAGTCATCAGCAAATCGTACAAGGAAGGTTTAAAAGCAGTGAAATGGGAATGCGATGGCACTCCTGACTATAAGCTTGAAGATACCGAACGGGTGCAAAGAGGAACCGATATTATCCTGCATATTGACAAGGATTCCGAAGAATTTCTTGAAGAATCCCGTATAGAAGGCATCCTCAGGAAGTACTGCAAATTCCTCCCCGTTCCTATTGCATTCGGCAAAAAGACCGAATGGAAAGACGGCAAATCGGTTGAACTCGATGAAGATAAGATCATTAATAATACGACACCGCTTTGGACTAAAAAACCGGCTGACGTTAAGGAAGAGGATTATAAGGAATTCTACAGGGAACTATACCCTATGGCCGAAGAGCCACTTTTCAATATCCACCTTAATGTCGATTACCCGTTCAACCTGACAGGAATTCTTTACTTCCCCAAAATAAAGAGTAATTTTGACATTCAGAAAAATAAGATCCAGCTCTACAGCAACCAGGTCTTTGTAACCGATTCGGTTGAGGGAATTGTTCCTGAATTTCTCACCCTGCTGCATGGAGTCCTTGATTCACCGGATATCCCGCTTAACGTATCGCGTAGTTACCTGCAGAGCGATTCCAATGTTAAAAAAATATCAGGCCACATCACCAAGAAAGTGGCTGACCGCCTTCAGGACATCTTTAAAAACGACAGGGAACAGTTTGAAAAGAAATGGGATGACCTGAAGCTTTTCATTGAATACGGCATGATCTCGGAGGAAAAATTCTATGACCAGGCGTCGAAATTTGCCCTGCTGAAGAACACTGAAAATAAGTATTTCACTTTTGAAGAATACGAAAAGCTTATCAAAGAAAATCAAAAAGATAAAAATAAGACCCTCGTTTACCTTTATACAACCGATACACAGAGCCAGTTCAGCTTCATCGAAACCGCACGCAACAAGGGATATGATGTGCTTGTGATGGACGGCCACCTGGATATGCATTTCATCAACCAGCTTGAAACGAAATTCAAGGAATCCCATTTCGTAAGGGTAGACAGCGATATTATTGAGAATATCATTCAAAAGGATGAAAAGCGGGAATCGAAACTGACAGCCGAACAGCAGAATGAATTGCGGCCTGTGTTTAACAGTCTTCTTCCTGAAGGTAAATCACACTTCTCTGTAGCCTTTGAAAGCCTTTCTGAAAACGATTCCCCTGTGCTTATCACCCAGATGGAGTTCATGCGCCGTATGAAAGATATGTCGCAGATTGGCGGAGGACCTATGAGTTTCTATGGCGAAATGCCCGATCAGTACAATGTGGTGATCAATTCAAACCACCCGCTCGTACTCCGTATCCAGGAAGAAATGGAAAAGAAGTGCCGCAAGGATCTTGAAAAGATCAGTGAAAAACTGAAACCGCTGGCTGACAATAAGGCTGAACTGGATAAAGCCAACAAGGACAAGAAGGATGAGGAAATAGCTCAGGCCGATAAGGACAGGATTGCCGAACTGGATAAAAAAATCACCGAATTTGAAGATAAGAAACAAGGCGTTCTGAAAAAATTCGGCCAGGAGAACAAAATTGTGAAACAGTTGATAGATATAGCCCTGCTCTCAAACAACATGCTGAAAGGCGAAGACCTGAACAAGTTTGTGAAGAGGAGTATTGAATTGCTGTAG
- a CDS encoding LytTR family DNA-binding domain-containing protein, translating into MNCIIIDDDLMSRRIIEEFISRTDQLRLLASYENAVDAINAFNGEEDIDMIFLDIEMPEMSGIDFLETLTNPPQIIIISSKEKYALDAFNYDVTDYLLKPISYSRFFKAINKANIRFKNKVDTKENEIFIKKNSALVRLKYEDILWVEALENYVIFNTFHEKFTIHFTMKAVETKLPANKFTRVHRSFIVNTSRINIIEDNSVIVKTQEGAKAIPIGKSYKDKLLKDINLIIK; encoded by the coding sequence ATGAATTGTATAATCATTGATGACGACCTGATGTCCAGACGGATAATCGAAGAGTTTATTTCACGGACTGATCAGCTGAGGCTCCTTGCATCCTATGAGAACGCCGTCGATGCCATTAATGCATTCAACGGCGAAGAAGATATCGATATGATCTTCCTTGATATTGAGATGCCTGAAATGAGCGGGATCGATTTTCTTGAAACGCTCACCAATCCTCCCCAGATCATCATCATCTCATCGAAGGAAAAATATGCCCTCGATGCTTTCAATTATGACGTTACCGACTACCTTCTGAAACCTATCTCTTACAGCAGGTTTTTTAAGGCAATCAATAAAGCCAATATCCGCTTTAAAAATAAGGTGGATACCAAGGAAAACGAAATTTTCATCAAGAAGAATTCAGCCCTTGTGAGACTGAAATATGAAGATATCCTGTGGGTTGAAGCGCTCGAAAATTACGTGATATTCAATACTTTTCACGAGAAGTTTACCATCCACTTCACTATGAAGGCTGTTGAAACCAAACTGCCAGCCAATAAGTTCACCCGGGTTCACCGCTCATTCATCGTGAATACAAGCCGCATCAATATTATTGAAGATAACTCGGTTATTGTTAAAACGCAGGAAGGTGCAAAGGCCATACCTATTGGCAAATCGTATAAGGATAAACTGCTGAAGGATATTAACTTAATCATTAAATAG
- a CDS encoding RNA methyltransferase, producing MTRALVDHLSQFVSERRLQLFDTVLNMRTRYMTVVLEDIYQPHNASAVLRSCECFGIQDIHIIENKNEYHINPDVVMGSTKWLSINRYNQFDDNTANTLRDLKTKGYRLVATSPHKKSADLRDFDTTRGKFALLFGTELKGLSPLALDMADEFIRIPMTGFTESLNISVTAAICIHHLTSILHRDNSISWHLTDEEKQEIKLDWLRNSIRKSHLIEKAFLEQFQKNKKEF from the coding sequence ATGACCAGGGCCCTCGTTGACCATCTGTCCCAATTTGTATCCGAACGGCGCCTTCAGCTTTTTGACACCGTTCTGAATATGCGCACCCGGTACATGACCGTGGTCCTCGAAGATATTTATCAACCCCACAACGCCAGCGCAGTCCTCCGCTCCTGCGAATGCTTCGGTATCCAGGACATCCATATCATTGAAAATAAAAATGAATACCACATTAATCCCGATGTGGTCATGGGTTCCACTAAATGGCTCTCAATCAACCGTTATAACCAGTTTGATGACAATACAGCGAATACACTCAGGGACCTGAAAACTAAAGGCTACCGCCTTGTAGCTACAAGCCCCCATAAAAAAAGCGCCGACCTCCGGGACTTCGATACAACACGTGGAAAATTCGCCCTGCTGTTCGGAACCGAATTAAAAGGTCTGTCCCCGCTTGCCCTTGATATGGCTGATGAATTCATCCGGATCCCCATGACCGGTTTTACCGAAAGCCTCAATATATCGGTCACTGCCGCCATCTGCATCCATCACCTCACCAGCATCCTTCACCGGGATAACTCCATTTCGTGGCATCTTACCGATGAAGAAAAACAGGAAATAAAACTTGACTGGCTCAGGAATTCGATCAGGAAATCACATCTCATCGAAAAGGCGTTCCTGGAGCAATTCCAAAAGAATAAGAAAGAATTTTGA
- a CDS encoding HU family DNA-binding protein, translating into MNKAQLIDAIAANAGLTKADGKKALDAFVKATTQALKKGDRVALVGFGSFSVSKRSARTGRNPQTGKEIKIPAKKVVKFKAGADLSNVVK; encoded by the coding sequence ATGAACAAAGCACAATTAATCGACGCCATTGCTGCAAATGCAGGTTTAACCAAGGCAGACGGTAAAAAAGCTCTCGATGCATTCGTAAAAGCTACTACCCAGGCTCTGAAAAAAGGTGACCGTGTTGCCCTCGTAGGCTTTGGCTCATTCTCGGTTTCCAAGAGAAGTGCAAGAACAGGAAGAAACCCACAGACCGGCAAAGAAATTAAGATTCCTGCCAAGAAAGTTGTTAAATTCAAAGCTGGTGCTGACTTATCAAACGTTGTAAAATAA
- a CDS encoding site-specific integrase, with amino-acid sequence MVERVRFAIMFYIKRTKLTVRGECPVYVRLTVNGERIEFSMNETIPPKLWDSNTQRALISEKTGIELNESIQCVIDKLRNCKRTLEDSLKPVTARSVRNLYFDSDNTSVYLLDKFTEHNIRCEKLVDIDIRYGTLERYRTAYKHVQEFIKYKYGTADVLFSEVNYQFLRDFEFYLKTERKCANNTTMKYIRNFHKIIKIGLANNWIKEDPYASFKYRFQEVNTFFLDDDELERLMKKKFNIPRLELVKDTYVFCCFTGLAFSDVKTVTRNNLMSIDGITWLYKKRVKTDVESRIPLSAVPLKLIEKYKENPICIIKGTLLPVLSNQKMNAYLKEIADLCDIKKPLTTHSARHTFATTVTIANNMSIESVSKMLGHTSIKMTQRYSRIVDKLLKEDMQKLAGKYDY; translated from the coding sequence ATGGTGGAGCGTGTAAGGTTCGCAATTATGTTCTACATTAAGCGAACAAAGCTTACAGTGCGGGGCGAATGCCCTGTTTATGTAAGATTAACCGTAAACGGTGAGCGAATTGAGTTTTCAATGAATGAAACGATCCCTCCGAAACTATGGGATAGCAACACACAACGAGCCCTGATATCGGAGAAAACAGGAATCGAACTCAATGAATCGATCCAGTGTGTTATCGACAAGCTCAGAAACTGTAAAAGAACTTTAGAGGACAGTCTAAAGCCTGTGACTGCCAGAAGTGTCAGGAACCTTTATTTTGACTCTGACAATACCTCAGTCTATTTATTGGACAAATTTACCGAGCATAATATAAGGTGTGAGAAATTGGTTGACATCGACATCCGTTATGGAACTTTGGAACGATACCGCACGGCCTATAAGCATGTACAAGAGTTTATTAAGTACAAATATGGTACGGCTGATGTACTATTTTCAGAAGTTAACTATCAGTTTCTCAGGGACTTCGAATTTTACCTGAAGACCGAAAGGAAATGTGCTAATAACACAACCATGAAGTACATCAGGAACTTTCATAAGATTATCAAAATCGGATTGGCCAACAATTGGATTAAAGAAGATCCATATGCTAGTTTTAAGTATAGGTTTCAGGAAGTAAATACTTTTTTTCTGGATGATGATGAGTTGGAAAGGTTAATGAAGAAGAAATTTAACATACCTCGTTTGGAACTGGTTAAGGATACCTATGTTTTCTGTTGTTTCACCGGATTGGCATTTTCCGATGTCAAAACAGTGACCCGCAACAACCTTATGAGTATAGATGGGATTACCTGGCTATATAAGAAGAGAGTAAAAACGGATGTGGAAAGCAGGATTCCATTATCCGCCGTTCCCCTCAAACTAATAGAAAAATATAAGGAGAATCCCATCTGCATAATTAAAGGAACGTTGTTACCAGTCTTATCCAACCAGAAGATGAATGCTTACCTAAAAGAAATCGCCGATTTGTGCGATATCAAGAAGCCTCTTACCACACACTCAGCCAGGCATACATTTGCAACCACTGTAACTATAGCAAATAACATGTCCATAGAAAGTGTTTCCAAGATGCTGGGTCATACCTCAATAAAAATGACACAGCGTTATAGCCGGATTGTAGATAAGCTTTTAAAAGAGGATATGCAAAAACTCGCCGGAAAATATGATTACTAA